From a region of the Butyrivibrio sp. AE3004 genome:
- a CDS encoding DNA/RNA non-specific endonuclease — protein sequence MKKRDFLKNKIWIPVIAALVISVCSVSVLGVGETTKTAAESAVVAEIPAYSGRDNFVLNDNVPVFTSLEITGKSYEKYGELDDLGRCTPAMASIGKDLMPAEERGSIAEVKPSGWNQNKYPGLVNTDPPFLYNRCHMIGYQLTGENANERNLITGTRYMNEAMIPYENEVADYIRNTGNHVMYRVTPVFDGDNLLCDGLQVEAMSVEDKGKGVSFNVFFYNVQPGVFIDYKDGSNKPDKNYRPENNESENNESDNGTRSSVETTQTYIGNKNSHVFHRPDCDSVSDMKEKNKVMLEGTPEEIENQGFRPCQRCHPKE from the coding sequence ATGAAGAAGAGAGATTTTCTTAAAAACAAAATATGGATTCCTGTTATTGCTGCATTGGTTATATCTGTGTGCTCAGTATCAGTTTTGGGAGTAGGGGAGACGACGAAAACGGCAGCAGAATCAGCTGTTGTTGCAGAAATTCCTGCATATAGTGGAAGAGACAACTTTGTTCTGAATGACAATGTTCCCGTCTTCACCTCTTTAGAGATCACAGGCAAATCTTATGAGAAATATGGTGAACTTGATGATCTTGGCAGATGCACTCCTGCTATGGCGAGCATTGGCAAAGATCTGATGCCTGCCGAAGAACGTGGCTCAATTGCAGAAGTGAAGCCAAGTGGATGGAATCAGAATAAATATCCGGGACTTGTAAATACGGACCCTCCGTTTCTTTATAACAGATGCCATATGATCGGGTACCAGCTTACCGGAGAGAATGCCAATGAGCGGAATCTGATAACCGGAACCAGATATATGAATGAAGCCATGATTCCTTATGAAAACGAGGTTGCTGACTATATCAGAAACACAGGTAATCATGTGATGTACAGGGTAACTCCGGTATTTGACGGTGATAATCTTTTGTGTGATGGTCTACAGGTTGAGGCAATGTCAGTAGAGGACAAAGGAAAGGGTGTCAGCTTTAATGTGTTCTTCTACAATGTTCAACCGGGAGTGTTCATTGATTATAAGGATGGCAGCAACAAGCCGGATAAGAACTACAGGCCTGAAAATAATGAATCTGAAAATAATGAATCTGATAATGGTACGCGGTCTTCAGTAGAAACAACGCAGACCTATATTGGTAACAAAAATTCTCATGTATTCCACAGACCCGATTGCGACAGCGTATCAGACATGA